From Bos mutus isolate GX-2022 chromosome 5, NWIPB_WYAK_1.1, whole genome shotgun sequence, one genomic window encodes:
- the PCED1B gene encoding PC-esterase domain-containing protein 1B has product MVHLLASEVRQLLHNKFVVILGDSVQRAVYKDLVLLLQKDCLLTLSQLKAKGEHTFEQDELVHGGQQGHMHNGTHYREVRQFCSGQHLVRFYFLTRVYSDYLEDVLEELQSGEHHPDLVIMNSCLWDITRYGKDFWPSYRRNLERLFGRLRQMLSESCLLVWNTAMPVGDKITSRFVPPEVQFTSSSVKISVIEANFYSSAEAQKHGFDVLDLHFHFRRHTGKYLQTDGVHWNQCAHRHLSQLLLAHVADAWGVELPRRDPVDKWIPDGPGRRRPGRRLERQPLVCGDQPACPLPRPLPLPGRQPLLPTPPCPPLFPLLSPQRHPIPLHQVMPPFPFCPQETCFSSDHPFQSDQFSLNYLHSDVPPSTQTEFAVQGDFQYGPQPPMPRFPPPCYQQRVPEVHRGFPRYHPPDPYMPWRRRPKTSKRRASAYKEPRPQ; this is encoded by the coding sequence ATGGTCCATCTACTGGCCTCCGAAGTGCGGCAGCTGCTCCACAACAAGTTCGTGGTTATCCTGGGGGACTCGGTCCAGAGGGCTGTGTACAAGGATCTGGTGCTCCTGCTGCAGAAGGACTGCCTGCTCACACTCAGCCAGCTCAAGGCCAAGGGGGAGCACACTTTCGAGCAGGATGAGCTCGTGCATGGGGGCCAGCAGGGCCACATGCACAACGGCACGCACTACCGCGAGGTGCGCCAGTTCTGCTCCGGCCAGCACCTGGTGCGCTTCTACTTCCTGACGCGCGTGTACTCCGACTACCTGGAGGACGTCCTGGAGGAGCTGCAGTCCGGTGAGCACCACCCGGACCTGGTCATCATGAACTCGTGCCTCTGGGACATCACCAGGTACGGGAAGGACTTCTGGCCTAGTTACCGGCGGAACCTGGAGAGATTGTTTGGGCGCCTCCGCCAGATGCTGTCCGAGTCGTGCCTCCTGGTGTGGAACACGGCCATGCCCGTGGGCGACAAAATCACCAGCCGCTTCGTCCCGCCCGAGGTCCAGTTTACCTCCTCCTCCGTGAAAATCAGTGTGATCGAAGCCAATTTCTACAGCTCTGCCGAGGCCCAAAAGCACGGCTTCGATGTGCTGGACTTGCACTTCCACTTCCGCCGCCACACAGGGAAGTACCTGCAGACGGACGGAGTGCACTGGAACCAGTGCGCACACCGCCACCTCTCCCAGCTCCTGCTGGCCCACGTGGCCGACGCTTGGGGGGTAGAGCTGCCCCGGCGGGACCCAGTGGACAAGTGGATCCCGGATGGCCCTGGGAGAAGAAGACCTGGCCGGAGGCTTGAGAGGCAGCCCCTGGTCTGCGGAGATCAGCCGGCTTGCCCTCTGCCCAGACCTTTGCCTCTCCCAGGGCGCCAACCCCTGCtccccacgcctccctgcccacccctgtTTCCGCTCTTGTCCCCACAACGTCATCCCATCCCCTTACACCAGGTGATGCCTCCATTCCCATTCTGTCCCCAGGAAACCTGTTTTTCTTCAGACCATCCTTTCCAATCGGATCAATTCTCCTTAAACTATTTACATTCAGATGTCCCCCCATCTACCCAAACAGAATTTGCCGTCCAAGGTGACTTTCAGTATGGTCCCCAGCCACCTATGCCCCGCTTCCCTCCACCCTGTTATCAGCAACGGGTCCCTGAGGTCCATAGGGGTTTTCCCAGGTATCATCCCCCTGACCCctacatgccctggagaaggcggCCTAAAACTTCCAAGAGAAGGGCCTCAGCCTATAAAGAGCCAAGGCCTCAATAG